A genomic stretch from Pseudomonas mendocina includes:
- a CDS encoding DUF2141 domain-containing protein translates to MAADETAWPTTPLQTATGQDSTLRFADIPAGVYAVQVYQDLNGNAKLDQSPRGLPLEPVGFSGNPALFNGKPSPDKARFEHGSADTPVSIRLRQSKKRS, encoded by the coding sequence GTGGCAGCAGATGAAACAGCGTGGCCAACAACCCCATTGCAGACCGCCACGGGGCAAGACAGCACCCTGCGTTTTGCCGATATACCGGCGGGTGTATATGCCGTTCAGGTGTATCAAGACCTTAACGGCAACGCCAAGCTTGATCAGAGTCCACGCGGCCTGCCACTAGAGCCCGTGGGGTTTTCCGGAAACCCTGCGCTGTTCAATGGCAAACCTTCACCCGATAAAGCGCGCTTCGAACATGGCAGCGCGGATACTCCAGTGAGCATCCGCCTGCGTCAGTCAAAAAAACGCAGCTGA
- a CDS encoding autotransporter domain-containing protein: MKRKLTPLAVSCLLIFAPSQSFSSPYSSLVVFGDSLSDAGQLPDAGGPDGATRRWTNRVGPTFQANSGEIIGATSPMMLSEQLGLGALTPSTSSVYQEKGLPDGNDWAVGGYRTDQIYDSITAPGGSVAGSRTRDGYLADLANRGLRLDPNTLFYVNGGGNDFLQETIFSIGAKASADQLADGVLALQNAGARYIMVSLLPNVGTTPAISGSPLAGVVSAVGEQFNTELVTRLEGMSAQIIPLNVPQMFNEVLVRADAFGLDSTQNLIGTCFDGCDNINPKWGINSPTPDPSKLVYNDSVHPTTAVQQILADYMYSLLSAPWELSLLPEMAQGTLRSHQDQLRSELLADWSAWQSVGQWRTFVSASGQRMDFDRQASGASGDCNGYSLNLGASYRLNEDWRVGLAAGLYEQELEVGRADSNYDMRSYMATAFAEFQRNRWWADMSASVGYLDYDDLKRKVILGRVTDGEKGDTEGQLWAFSGRFGYDIAQPGENWHLSPFISADYAKVEVDGYSEKGGSATALRIDDQDRTSKRLGLGFQGRWQVARATELFGEIAREKEFEDDPSKVRMALTSLPTLDYQLQGYEPDDRIDRLSVGFRQQLAADLSLQGAYSLRKADDDKQQGISLAVTLDW; the protein is encoded by the coding sequence ATGAAGCGCAAACTCACGCCTCTCGCGGTCTCGTGTCTGTTGATCTTTGCCCCATCCCAGAGTTTTTCTTCCCCTTATTCATCACTGGTGGTCTTCGGCGATAGCCTGAGCGATGCCGGGCAACTGCCCGATGCGGGTGGGCCGGATGGCGCGACTCGGCGCTGGACCAACCGCGTCGGGCCGACTTTTCAAGCAAACAGTGGTGAGATCATCGGTGCCACCTCGCCCATGATGCTGAGTGAGCAGCTCGGTTTAGGGGCGCTGACACCTTCCACTTCATCGGTCTATCAGGAAAAAGGGTTGCCGGACGGTAATGACTGGGCGGTAGGGGGCTATCGCACCGATCAGATTTACGACTCCATTACCGCGCCGGGTGGATCGGTGGCAGGGAGCCGAACCCGTGATGGTTACTTGGCTGATCTGGCTAACCGTGGCCTGCGCCTAGACCCCAATACGTTGTTCTATGTGAACGGTGGCGGTAACGATTTTTTGCAGGAGACTATTTTTTCTATCGGAGCCAAAGCCTCGGCCGATCAACTGGCTGATGGTGTGTTGGCCCTTCAAAATGCAGGTGCCCGCTACATCATGGTGTCGCTGCTGCCCAACGTCGGTACAACACCTGCAATCAGCGGTTCGCCGCTGGCTGGAGTGGTCAGTGCAGTAGGCGAGCAGTTCAACACTGAGTTGGTAACGCGCCTTGAGGGCATGAGTGCGCAGATCATCCCGCTCAACGTGCCGCAAATGTTCAACGAGGTGTTGGTCAGAGCTGATGCTTTTGGCCTGGATTCGACGCAGAACCTGATCGGCACCTGCTTCGACGGCTGTGACAACATCAACCCGAAATGGGGCATCAACAGCCCGACGCCAGACCCGAGCAAACTGGTCTATAACGACAGCGTGCACCCGACCACGGCTGTGCAGCAGATCCTCGCCGACTATATGTACTCTCTGCTTTCTGCGCCGTGGGAGTTGAGCCTGTTGCCGGAAATGGCTCAGGGCACATTGCGCTCCCATCAGGACCAACTCCGTTCCGAGTTGCTGGCTGACTGGTCCGCCTGGCAGTCAGTGGGGCAATGGCGCACCTTCGTCTCGGCATCCGGTCAGCGAATGGATTTTGACCGCCAGGCGTCCGGTGCCAGTGGTGATTGCAATGGATACAGCCTCAACCTCGGCGCCAGCTACCGCCTTAACGAAGACTGGCGCGTCGGCCTGGCTGCTGGGTTGTACGAGCAGGAGCTGGAAGTGGGCCGCGCCGACTCTAACTACGACATGCGCAGCTACATGGCTACGGCTTTTGCCGAGTTCCAACGCAACCGTTGGTGGGCAGACATGTCTGCCAGTGTTGGCTACTTGGATTACGACGACCTCAAACGCAAGGTCATATTGGGACGCGTGACTGACGGCGAGAAAGGCGATACAGAAGGCCAGCTCTGGGCGTTCAGCGGGCGCTTTGGTTACGACATCGCCCAACCGGGGGAGAACTGGCACCTGAGTCCGTTCATCAGCGCCGACTACGCCAAAGTGGAGGTGGACGGTTACAGCGAGAAAGGTGGTAGCGCCACAGCCCTGCGTATTGATGATCAGGACCGTACCTCTAAGCGACTGGGGCTGGGTTTCCAAGGGCGCTGGCAAGTAGCACGTGCGACTGAGCTGTTCGGTGAGATCGCCCGGGAAAAGGAATTCGAGGATGACCCCAGTAAGGTGCGCATGGCGCTTACCAGCTTGCCAACCCTCGATTACCAGCTGCAGGGTTACGAGCCGGATGATCGCATTGACCGCCTCAGTGTTGGCTTCAGGCAGCAGCTCGCCGCTGACCTTTCGTTGCAAGGTGCCTACAGCTTGCGCAAGGCGGATGACGACAAGCAGCAGGGCATCAGTCTGGCTGTCACGCTGGACTGGTAG
- a CDS encoding dialkylresorcinol condensing enzyme: MRPQPLLPLQVEPSKRYDLIILAYQVWFLSPSQPMTAFLASPEAAQLLKDRPVVTLIGCRNMWLMAQEKVKARLTQLGARLVDNIALTDACGTAASFLATPLWLFTGRQKPYSWVPRAGIDEAEIAAAGRFGEAIKQRLAADELPITEPMLRGLGAVKIDEKLIASEKVGNRSFQAWSRLLSALGPQQSRRRTVGLVIYIVFLLCLIVTVVPVTALLKKLLAPLTKARVQREKAYYAGPSGE, encoded by the coding sequence ATGCGCCCACAGCCATTACTGCCATTGCAGGTGGAACCCAGTAAGCGTTACGACCTGATTATTCTGGCGTATCAGGTTTGGTTTCTCTCGCCTTCGCAGCCGATGACGGCGTTTCTCGCCTCGCCTGAGGCGGCACAACTGCTTAAAGATAGGCCAGTCGTAACCCTGATCGGCTGCCGCAATATGTGGCTGATGGCGCAAGAGAAGGTGAAGGCTCGGCTGACTCAGTTGGGTGCCCGTCTGGTGGATAACATCGCGCTAACAGACGCCTGCGGCACCGCTGCCAGCTTTCTTGCGACGCCGCTGTGGCTCTTTACGGGTCGACAAAAGCCCTACAGCTGGGTACCTCGCGCCGGTATTGATGAGGCGGAAATCGCGGCTGCTGGCCGTTTTGGTGAGGCCATCAAACAGCGGCTGGCGGCTGATGAACTCCCCATTACTGAGCCCATGCTTAGGGGGCTGGGTGCGGTAAAGATTGATGAAAAACTGATCGCCAGCGAGAAGGTGGGCAATCGCAGCTTCCAAGCATGGAGTCGTTTGCTGTCCGCACTGGGGCCGCAGCAGAGTCGTCGTCGAACCGTGGGCTTGGTGATTTACATCGTATTTTTGTTGTGCCTGATCGTCACCGTGGTGCCGGTCACTGCACTGTTAAAGAAATTGCTGGCACCCCTGACCAAAGCGCGGGTGCAGCGCGAGAAAGCCTACTACGCTGGCCCGTCCGGCGAGTGA
- a CDS encoding lipocalin family protein has product MRRLILLGAAALLAACANSGTGDVPPKTVDKVDLKRYQGVWYEQARLPMFFQRNCAQSEALYELQSDGSVGVTNTCITYKGEQQQAKGRAVLQSPDDSSKLWVSFGDGILSSLSKGHYWVLYLDHDYKTVLVGTPDRDNLWLLTRDKTMTAEQRSKLLDEATRRDYDTSKLIWRSSDASLGL; this is encoded by the coding sequence ATGCGTCGACTGATTTTATTGGGCGCTGCAGCTCTACTGGCTGCATGTGCTAACTCGGGTACCGGTGATGTACCTCCGAAAACCGTGGATAAGGTAGACCTGAAGCGTTATCAGGGTGTCTGGTACGAGCAGGCACGTCTGCCGATGTTCTTCCAACGCAATTGCGCACAATCCGAAGCCCTTTATGAATTACAGAGCGACGGCAGCGTGGGCGTTACCAATACCTGCATTACTTACAAGGGCGAGCAGCAACAGGCTAAAGGCCGTGCCGTACTGCAAAGTCCGGATGACAGCAGCAAACTGTGGGTGAGTTTTGGCGACGGCATCCTGTCCAGCCTGAGCAAGGGCCATTACTGGGTGTTGTATTTGGATCACGACTACAAAACTGTGCTGGTCGGTACTCCGGACCGTGACAACCTTTGGCTACTGACCCGCGACAAGACCATGACCGCCGAGCAACGCAGCAAGCTGCTTGATGAGGCGACCCGACGAGACTACGACACCAGCAAGCTGATTTGGCGCAGCAGTGATGCATCGCTTGGGCTGTAA
- a CDS encoding class 1 fructose-bisphosphatase translates to MSRVTLSRYLIEATRSHNTPADLRFLIEVVARACKAISHQVSKGALGGVLGSLDTENVQGEVQKKLDVISNEILLEANEWAGNLAGMASEEMDHPYQIPGQYPKGAYLLVFDPLDGSSNIDVNVSVGTIFSVLRCPDRNGEEGDLGAEAFLQKGTQQVAAGYAIYGPQTMLVLTMGDGVKGFTLDRELGSFVLTHDNIKVPEATKEFAINMSNQRHWEAPVQRYVSELLAGEEGPLGKNYNMRWIASMVADVHRILTRGGVFMYPRDAREPDKAGKLRLMYEANPMSLIIEQAGGAATNGTQRILDIQPDNLHQRVPVFLGSKEEVLRITAYHKG, encoded by the coding sequence ATGTCCCGCGTTACCCTCAGCCGCTACCTGATCGAGGCAACTCGTAGTCACAACACTCCTGCGGACCTGCGCTTCCTGATCGAAGTGGTTGCCCGTGCTTGTAAAGCCATCAGCCATCAGGTTTCCAAAGGCGCACTGGGCGGCGTACTGGGTAGCCTGGACACTGAAAACGTGCAGGGTGAAGTGCAGAAAAAGCTGGACGTGATCTCCAACGAAATCCTTCTCGAAGCCAACGAATGGGCCGGTAACCTGGCTGGTATGGCGTCCGAGGAAATGGATCATCCTTACCAAATTCCGGGGCAATACCCTAAAGGCGCCTACCTGCTGGTATTCGATCCGCTGGACGGTTCCAGCAACATTGATGTGAACGTATCCGTCGGCACCATTTTCTCCGTGCTGCGTTGCCCGGATCGCAATGGCGAAGAGGGTGACCTGGGCGCCGAAGCTTTCCTGCAAAAGGGCACTCAGCAAGTCGCAGCCGGTTATGCCATCTATGGTCCGCAAACCATGTTGGTATTGACCATGGGTGATGGCGTTAAAGGCTTCACCCTGGACCGCGAACTGGGCAGCTTTGTGCTGACCCACGACAACATCAAGGTGCCAGAGGCGACTAAAGAGTTCGCCATCAATATGTCCAACCAGCGTCACTGGGAAGCCCCGGTACAGCGTTATGTGAGCGAGCTGCTGGCGGGCGAAGAAGGCCCACTGGGCAAGAACTACAACATGCGCTGGATCGCCTCTATGGTGGCTGACGTGCACCGCATCCTCACCCGTGGCGGCGTGTTCATGTACCCGCGTGATGCCCGTGAGCCGGACAAGGCAGGCAAACTGCGCCTGATGTACGAAGCCAACCCGATGTCCCTGATCATTGAGCAGGCTGGCGGTGCGGCTACCAACGGTACTCAGCGCATCCTGGATATCCAGCCGGACAACCTGCACCAACGCGTGCCGGTGTTCCTTGGCTCTAAAGAAGAAGTGCTGCGCATCACTGCGTACCACAAGGGCTAA
- a CDS encoding YkgJ family cysteine cluster protein produces the protein MKNNLIAAAEIDRLETWAKYTSDMCHSCNSTCCTLPVEVRLNDLIRIGVVDEFERSEPPKNIAKRLQKEGIVERFSQKSGIFTLVRMSNNDCYYLDRKTRLCTIYDKRPDTCRNHPRIGPRPGYCAYIPKQR, from the coding sequence ATGAAAAACAACCTGATTGCCGCCGCCGAAATTGACCGCCTGGAAACTTGGGCCAAATACACCAGCGACATGTGCCATAGCTGCAATTCCACCTGCTGCACATTGCCGGTTGAAGTACGCCTGAACGACCTGATTCGTATCGGTGTGGTGGACGAGTTCGAGCGCAGTGAGCCGCCGAAAAACATTGCCAAGCGCCTGCAAAAAGAAGGCATCGTTGAGCGTTTCAGCCAGAAATCAGGCATCTTCACGTTGGTGCGCATGAGCAACAACGACTGTTATTACCTAGATCGCAAAACGCGCCTGTGCACCATCTACGACAAACGCCCCGATACCTGCCGCAACCACCCACGCATCGGTCCGCGCCCTGGCTACTGCGCGTATATTCCTAAGCAGCGCTGA
- a CDS encoding autotransporter outer membrane beta-barrel domain-containing protein yields MKIKCISGAGASFVVNFVLLIVGFKAAAADVNSVASGRWEQPSIWSNGQAPEPTNDYHILSGDKVMWPSVSTEGSYIFSFSGRSMKVEAGGVLDLVSNSKTNNAYVDFEIPDFSLEDGATLKLGLQGVGNIERRLVSPVSLPDSGQVIIEIDGYSGGYSNRLELMPSSVLSGAADILLNIDSTGVNSSINAKSRRYVMVRSENNPFSGDWIVSSINTSPGVRIGGVYASGKNALGTGGVFLTSSLLSNEVDGGLDSLREVVVGKDSIVLLNGDWNGPSTPVSLKDLGGQILLSGDGRRAIVGDLKGVSGTSIKGNASGQSFEVISTNDTTFSGLISGAGLSFIKSGDRTLIFDTDHDYAGGTIINSGTLQLGVGGASGGITGDVISNGVLSFNRSDSYDFTGSISGSGEISQVGSGVTTLSGASAAYSGVTSVSNGTLLVNGVLGGGGHRLVVHSGGVLGGVGSVGGGVTIEDGVLSPGKSVGTLNVLGDLSFVSSSVLNYEFGEANVVGGILNDLTNVGGALVLDGVLNVNVDTGSVLQAGVYRIINYNGALSDNGLSLGSLPAPGAEFFIQTSIPQEVNLIYTAGYKFNFWDGELFSNKNNGSIEGGSGVWQSEAGNDHWTNYEGVFNAPFNDAAFSIFSGKPGVVTVDQGLGDINISGAQFATSGYQIKNGTINMVAANTPIFVGDGTESAIDIMATIDSQLTGSTKLTKIGMGTLVLNGDNSYTNGTRIGGGTLQISSDKNLGKSGSLLEFALGSLHVTESMGSDRPISIERGADFVVDGSSVLETKNEISGAGYLVKSGQGAMILTGGSSYSGTTLVSAGRLEAGGVNKLSPFSIYTTQSAGILDLNGYGQSVAGLINAGAVLMSNKAGVRLNVDGDYVGRDGVIEMATRLGDDQSTTDQLVINGNSDGITNLRVRNAGGQGALTYNGIKIIDVQGDSVGDFNLIGDYTFDGEQAVIGGAYAYRLVQNSFDNPTDGDWYLRSTFLNGEPSSPLAPAPYPPILQPGVPLYESYASLLLSQDELDSYQQRTGGRQWLNIDSDGETSKRGIWLRTKGSKLHQVPNKSTSVNDSTSDVWKVQLGATAPLQERAGYTIVADFALQYSQGDFNIDSLYGDGAIESRGYGALATLTWQRDDGLYIDSQLQAMWYESDLSSKLIAEKMKKANRGLGTSVSAELGKPIPLGDNWSISPQAQLTYSNISYDDFSDAFGAVVELKDGDSLQARVGVSLDFTSTKALDHGSENGDVTTAYGIVNLYQEMLSGTEAEVSGVSVRNELDKTWAGIGVGVNHSWAGGRYTVFGELEARSSLENVGESYGAVGSIGVNFRW; encoded by the coding sequence ATGAAAATTAAATGTATTTCCGGTGCTGGTGCAAGTTTTGTTGTTAATTTTGTTTTATTAATTGTAGGTTTTAAGGCTGCTGCGGCTGATGTTAACTCGGTCGCAAGTGGGCGTTGGGAACAGCCTTCGATCTGGAGTAATGGACAGGCTCCAGAACCGACTAATGATTACCATATTCTCTCAGGCGATAAAGTTATGTGGCCTTCTGTGTCGACCGAAGGTAGCTATATATTCTCATTTTCCGGCAGGAGTATGAAAGTAGAAGCTGGAGGTGTTCTAGATTTGGTTAGTAATAGTAAAACTAACAATGCTTATGTGGACTTTGAAATTCCAGATTTTTCGTTGGAGGATGGTGCGACTTTAAAGCTCGGTCTCCAAGGTGTAGGAAATATTGAGAGAAGGCTGGTATCTCCAGTATCTCTGCCTGATTCAGGGCAGGTTATTATTGAGATTGACGGATATAGTGGAGGATACAGTAATCGACTTGAATTGATGCCTTCATCAGTATTGTCAGGGGCTGCTGACATACTCCTAAATATTGATTCGACGGGTGTGAATTCTAGTATCAATGCCAAGTCTAGGCGTTATGTAATGGTCAGGAGTGAAAATAATCCATTTAGCGGAGACTGGATTGTTTCTTCAATCAACACATCACCTGGTGTCCGTATTGGTGGGGTTTATGCCAGCGGGAAAAACGCGCTGGGAACAGGGGGGGTATTCTTAACATCTTCACTCCTGTCGAATGAGGTGGATGGAGGTCTGGACTCATTGCGTGAGGTCGTTGTGGGTAAAGACTCTATTGTGCTTCTTAATGGAGATTGGAACGGGCCATCTACTCCAGTTTCGCTCAAGGATTTAGGGGGGCAAATTTTGCTCAGTGGTGACGGTCGGCGTGCCATTGTTGGGGATCTAAAGGGGGTAAGTGGGACTAGTATTAAAGGTAATGCTTCTGGTCAAAGCTTTGAGGTTATTTCAACAAACGATACAACATTTAGTGGTTTGATCAGTGGTGCTGGTCTCTCATTTATAAAATCAGGTGATAGAACTCTAATTTTTGATACGGATCACGATTATGCTGGAGGTACCATCATAAATAGTGGAACGCTGCAGCTCGGGGTGGGAGGGGCAAGTGGTGGAATCACTGGCGATGTTATAAGTAATGGTGTTTTGTCTTTCAATCGAAGTGATTCATACGATTTCACAGGTTCAATTTCCGGCAGCGGTGAAATTAGTCAGGTTGGTTCAGGTGTTACTACATTAAGTGGTGCTAGTGCAGCATATTCCGGAGTTACAAGTGTCTCTAATGGCACTCTTTTGGTGAATGGAGTTCTGGGTGGTGGTGGGCACCGATTAGTGGTTCATAGTGGCGGTGTTTTAGGTGGTGTTGGGAGTGTCGGGGGCGGGGTAACTATCGAAGATGGTGTTCTATCACCAGGAAAATCAGTTGGTACTTTAAATGTTTTGGGTGATTTGAGTTTTGTATCTTCATCGGTTCTTAATTATGAATTTGGAGAAGCAAATGTTGTCGGTGGAATACTTAATGATCTTACGAATGTCGGAGGGGCACTCGTACTCGATGGCGTCTTGAATGTTAATGTGGATACTGGCTCGGTGCTTCAGGCTGGTGTGTATAGGATTATTAATTATAACGGCGCGCTGAGTGATAATGGCTTGTCGCTTGGGTCTTTACCTGCGCCGGGTGCTGAGTTTTTTATACAGACATCAATTCCCCAAGAGGTGAATCTCATATATACGGCTGGGTATAAGTTTAATTTCTGGGATGGTGAGTTGTTTAGTAATAAAAATAATGGATCAATAGAGGGTGGTAGTGGGGTTTGGCAGAGTGAGGCTGGTAATGATCATTGGACTAACTATGAAGGTGTGTTCAATGCTCCATTTAACGACGCAGCATTTTCGATTTTTTCTGGCAAGCCCGGGGTGGTTACCGTTGATCAGGGTTTGGGCGATATAAATATTTCCGGTGCGCAGTTTGCAACAAGTGGTTACCAAATTAAGAATGGTACCATCAATATGGTTGCCGCCAATACGCCCATATTTGTAGGCGACGGTACTGAGTCTGCAATAGACATTATGGCTACCATCGACTCTCAGCTAACTGGCAGTACGAAGCTGACAAAAATTGGTATGGGTACTCTTGTTCTTAATGGTGATAATAGCTACACCAATGGTACAAGAATTGGAGGGGGCACTCTGCAGATATCCTCCGACAAGAATCTCGGTAAATCAGGCAGTCTTCTGGAGTTTGCATTAGGAAGTTTGCATGTGACTGAGTCGATGGGCAGTGATCGGCCAATTTCAATTGAGAGAGGGGCTGACTTTGTTGTCGATGGTTCTAGTGTTTTAGAAACCAAGAATGAGATTTCTGGTGCGGGCTATCTAGTTAAGTCGGGCCAAGGGGCTATGATTTTAACAGGAGGCAGCAGTTATTCAGGCACTACGCTTGTTAGTGCTGGGCGACTTGAAGCGGGTGGGGTCAACAAGCTTAGTCCCTTCTCTATATATACGACTCAGTCAGCAGGCATACTTGACTTAAATGGATATGGTCAGTCGGTGGCGGGATTGATAAATGCTGGTGCTGTTCTGATGTCTAACAAAGCAGGTGTTAGGCTAAATGTTGATGGTGATTATGTTGGCAGGGATGGAGTTATTGAAATGGCTACAAGATTGGGTGACGACCAATCTACAACGGATCAATTAGTCATTAATGGTAATAGTGACGGGATAACCAATCTACGTGTACGCAATGCAGGTGGGCAGGGCGCCCTCACATATAATGGAATTAAAATTATTGATGTTCAGGGGGATTCTGTCGGAGACTTTAACCTGATTGGTGACTACACATTTGATGGTGAGCAGGCTGTAATAGGCGGTGCATATGCCTATAGGCTTGTGCAAAATAGCTTTGATAATCCGACTGATGGCGACTGGTATCTGCGGTCTACATTCTTAAATGGTGAGCCTTCCTCTCCGTTAGCACCTGCACCTTACCCGCCTATACTACAGCCAGGAGTTCCTCTTTATGAGTCGTACGCAAGCTTGTTGTTGTCACAAGATGAGTTGGATAGCTATCAGCAGAGAACGGGAGGGCGTCAATGGCTCAATATTGATAGCGACGGAGAGACTAGCAAGCGTGGTATTTGGCTGCGCACTAAAGGTTCGAAATTACATCAAGTACCCAATAAATCTACCAGTGTCAATGACTCGACTTCTGATGTATGGAAAGTTCAGCTAGGTGCCACGGCTCCCCTGCAAGAGAGGGCTGGATATACCATCGTTGCTGACTTTGCACTGCAGTATTCCCAAGGGGATTTCAATATTGACTCTCTCTATGGGGATGGCGCTATAGAATCTCGAGGATATGGCGCTTTAGCAACGCTGACTTGGCAAAGAGATGATGGTCTTTATATAGACAGTCAGTTGCAGGCTATGTGGTATGAAAGCGATTTAAGTTCGAAGTTAATTGCTGAAAAAATGAAAAAGGCCAACAGAGGCTTGGGAACATCGGTTAGTGCCGAGCTGGGTAAGCCAATACCGCTTGGGGACAACTGGTCTATATCACCGCAGGCTCAATTGACCTATTCGAACATCAGTTATGATGATTTCAGTGATGCTTTTGGTGCAGTTGTAGAATTAAAAGATGGCGACAGCCTTCAGGCTCGTGTTGGTGTTTCTTTAGATTTTACTTCTACAAAGGCTCTGGATCACGGCTCTGAAAATGGCGATGTAACCACGGCTTACGGAATCGTTAATCTTTACCAAGAAATGCTTAGTGGGACCGAGGCCGAGGTCAGTGGCGTTTCGGTGCGTAATGAGCTGGATAAAACATGGGCTGGGATCGGTGTGGGTGTGAATCACAGTTGGGCCGGTGGGCGTTACACCGTTTTTGGTGAGCTGGAGGCACGCTCCAGCCTTGAAAATGTTGGTGAAAGTTACGGTGCTGTAGGCTCGATCGGGGTTAACTTTAGGTGGTAG
- the bamE gene encoding outer membrane protein assembly factor BamE, giving the protein MSMRVPVLLATCLLLAACNKVNQENYAQLKSGMTKAEVEQLLGDATECSSALGISSCTWGTQESFISIQYAGDKVMMFSGKGLK; this is encoded by the coding sequence ATGTCTATGCGTGTTCCTGTGCTGCTTGCCACCTGCTTGTTATTGGCTGCCTGTAATAAGGTCAATCAGGAAAACTATGCACAACTGAAGTCGGGCATGACCAAAGCTGAAGTTGAGCAACTCCTTGGTGACGCCACTGAATGTTCCAGCGCTCTTGGTATTTCCAGCTGCACGTGGGGAACTCAGGAAAGCTTTATTAGCATTCAGTACGCAGGTGACAAGGTCATGATGTTCTCTGGAAAAGGATTGAAATGA
- a CDS encoding DUF924 family protein yields the protein MTQPWQPLLDWWFGPGKTAAEVSASQLPLWFGKRDSQDAEARERFGHLVEQALAGQLHEWDNTPSGWLAHIILLDQLPRMIYRDTPRAFAGDPLSQPLLRKGLESGWDQQLKPIQRLFAYLVYEHAENLVLQDQVVELFEKLLAQVQPDEHELFAGYLDFAERHQRIVARFGRFPHRNQILGRASSAEEIAFLQEPGSSF from the coding sequence ATGACGCAACCTTGGCAGCCGTTATTGGACTGGTGGTTCGGCCCCGGTAAGACGGCTGCCGAGGTGTCCGCCAGCCAACTCCCTTTATGGTTTGGTAAGCGTGATAGTCAGGATGCCGAAGCGCGGGAGCGCTTTGGCCATCTGGTCGAGCAAGCCCTGGCTGGACAGCTACACGAGTGGGACAACACCCCGAGCGGGTGGCTCGCCCACATTATTCTTCTCGATCAACTCCCCCGCATGATTTACCGCGATACGCCGCGCGCGTTTGCCGGTGATCCGCTGTCCCAACCGTTGCTGCGTAAGGGGCTTGAGAGTGGATGGGATCAGCAGCTCAAACCTATCCAGCGCCTGTTCGCCTATTTAGTTTATGAACACGCAGAAAATCTGGTACTTCAGGACCAGGTCGTGGAACTGTTTGAAAAGCTGCTTGCCCAAGTACAACCTGACGAGCACGAGCTGTTTGCCGGGTATTTGGATTTTGCCGAACGGCATCAGCGTATCGTTGCTCGTTTCGGTCGATTTCCACATCGTAATCAGATACTTGGCCGCGCCTCTAGTGCCGAGGAGATCGCCTTCCTGCAAGAGCCAGGCTCAAGTTTTTAG